From a single Anaerolineae bacterium genomic region:
- a CDS encoding FCD domain-containing protein translates to MKGSNNDADTALRAKKLHELLAERLEELILKGVYLPGQSLPSAQALAAQYGVSQTVVRDAIRGLAAKGLVQARHGVGVFVTDSAHANLMDSARLALLRGKVTPREIWEVRRIFEVEVAALAAARRTEEDLQYLRQVLADYKAAAGVEPWEKTFQYHLRFHLALIKAVHNRALTILMEPITEFLIVSAQREDPGESAMRTYQQHEHIFSFIEAGDVEGARQAMLEHFVHPWAWDINPPRGRKEAAARSHAEPEEKA, encoded by the coding sequence TTGAAGGGATCCAACAACGATGCCGATACGGCTCTGCGCGCCAAGAAGTTACATGAGCTTCTCGCGGAACGGTTGGAAGAGCTGATCTTGAAAGGAGTTTATCTGCCAGGGCAAAGCCTCCCTTCCGCACAGGCGCTCGCCGCGCAATACGGAGTGAGTCAAACCGTGGTGCGCGACGCCATCCGAGGCCTGGCGGCCAAAGGGTTGGTGCAGGCGCGACATGGCGTTGGCGTCTTCGTTACTGACAGCGCGCACGCTAACCTGATGGATTCCGCTCGCCTTGCCCTTTTACGGGGTAAGGTAACGCCCCGAGAGATATGGGAGGTACGCCGCATCTTCGAAGTAGAGGTCGCAGCTCTGGCTGCCGCCCGTCGGACCGAGGAAGACCTACAATACCTGCGCCAGGTGCTCGCCGATTACAAGGCCGCCGCCGGCGTGGAGCCGTGGGAAAAGACCTTCCAGTACCACCTTCGATTCCATCTGGCCTTGATCAAAGCCGTTCACAACCGCGCGCTCACTATCCTAATGGAACCAATCACCGAATTTCTCATCGTCAGCGCCCAACGAGAAGACCCCGGCGAGAGCGCAATGCGCACCTATCAGCAACATGAGCACATCTTCTCCTTTATTGAGGCCGGAGACGTAGAGGGCGCGCGCCAGGCCATGCTGGAGCATTTCGTCCATCCTTGGGCTTGGGACATCAACCCGCCGCGCGGCCGGAAAGAGGCTGCGGCGAGATCGCATGCTGAACCGGAAGAGAAGGCGTAG
- a CDS encoding extracellular solute-binding protein: protein MDARKKISRREFIRLTGVAAGAAALAACAVPTPQVAKETAPAAVTPTIKLTHQVDPDEKVIAVNEAAVKEYKEVKPWVTIELQPMGHPDINELTARLAAGTMPDIYRYSLDRGPSLGLKNLLHDFAPFANDMKIVDKFVESVWKGYMWRDGQVWTFPSDANTFCLWCNPVLFERAGVKDLMPPKTWDEMVQAAKAIAKPDPDPNKAIWGFGRPTTIAWTSFWQYWWLWREGGDYYDGKNLIYKEAMIESIKKVQFLVNEKLLPALDNWQDAWYQGRMGMQEYGQWVVPADVPGPWNDYNPKGKWEADYPRPEFVVAPLPKFRDDVPGYSILAGFGYQSPKTNKHFTEAAEFLWWKISHPKHGQMYITPYNQLPAVKKEVVTHPWLDHPVLAAFQEQLKTTKPMTVYPEILQIIDECNPPLLINAFTGKITAEQAVEESYKCAEPIIREAQASR from the coding sequence ATGGACGCCCGAAAGAAAATCTCCCGTCGCGAGTTCATAAGGTTGACCGGTGTCGCCGCTGGTGCTGCGGCCCTGGCCGCCTGTGCAGTTCCTACGCCGCAGGTCGCCAAGGAGACAGCCCCTGCAGCTGTGACCCCCACGATCAAGCTCACCCATCAAGTAGACCCAGATGAGAAGGTCATTGCCGTTAATGAAGCCGCTGTCAAAGAGTATAAGGAGGTGAAGCCTTGGGTCACCATTGAGCTACAGCCTATGGGGCATCCGGATATCAATGAACTTACTGCACGGTTAGCGGCTGGAACGATGCCCGACATCTATCGTTACTCTCTAGATCGTGGTCCCAGCCTGGGCCTCAAGAACCTCTTGCACGACTTTGCCCCCTTTGCTAACGACATGAAGATCGTGGACAAGTTCGTTGAGTCCGTCTGGAAGGGATACATGTGGCGGGACGGTCAGGTATGGACCTTCCCCTCCGATGCTAACACCTTCTGTCTCTGGTGCAACCCGGTCCTCTTTGAAAGAGCTGGCGTCAAGGACCTCATGCCGCCCAAGACGTGGGACGAGATGGTGCAGGCGGCCAAAGCCATCGCCAAGCCTGACCCCGATCCCAACAAGGCCATCTGGGGCTTCGGTCGGCCGACCACCATCGCTTGGACTTCTTTTTGGCAATACTGGTGGCTATGGCGCGAGGGCGGCGATTACTACGACGGCAAAAACCTCATCTATAAAGAGGCGATGATTGAGTCCATCAAAAAGGTACAGTTCCTGGTCAATGAGAAGCTTCTCCCAGCTCTGGACAACTGGCAAGACGCCTGGTATCAGGGCCGCATGGGGATGCAGGAATACGGCCAGTGGGTGGTGCCAGCGGACGTGCCTGGGCCGTGGAACGACTACAACCCCAAGGGGAAGTGGGAGGCCGACTATCCCCGCCCGGAGTTTGTAGTCGCTCCGTTGCCTAAATTCCGTGACGACGTCCCAGGCTATTCGATCCTGGCCGGTTTCGGCTACCAGTCTCCCAAGACCAACAAGCACTTCACCGAAGCGGCTGAATTTCTCTGGTGGAAGATCAGCCATCCAAAGCACGGCCAGATGTATATCACCCCTTACAATCAGCTGCCGGCTGTCAAGAAGGAAGTGGTCACGCACCCGTGGCTAGACCACCCAGTCTTGGCCGCCTTCCAGGAGCAGTTGAAGACAACCAAACCTATGACGGTCTACCCAGAGATCTTGCAGATCATAGACGAGTGCAATCCCCCCCTGCTCATCAACGCCTTCACAGGGAAGATCACCGCAGAGCAGGCCGTGGAAGAATCCTACAAGTGCGCCGAGCCCATCATCCGAGAAGCACAAGCGAGTCGCTAG
- a CDS encoding sugar ABC transporter permease produces the protein MSTHIEQRVAQTIVGRGARVYARPRPSLWQRIWKERSAYLFILPAILGYLIFWAYPVLFAFVASFTRYDNFTISPLPHLLDNYHRALVRDPVVKRAFFNVLEYTLLTLGIGQSIALTLALALNSLRRGVGFYRTLYYIPIVTSIVTVGTIFRWLFGGDATSPVNLILKTLTGLGPVRWLWEPLTVIPVISVVAIWLGLGFNTIIWMAGLKAIPPEYYEVATIDGASGWRQFWSITLPLLKPVIIFQVVMGVIGGMKEFNLPLVMTGGAFTNQYAMTPVLMIYNYGFARFQMGYASALAFLLTLLLISATLIQFRLYGRTESYE, from the coding sequence ATGTCCACCCATATAGAGCAGAGAGTAGCTCAGACTATTGTCGGCAGGGGTGCTCGAGTTTATGCTCGGCCTCGTCCCAGCCTGTGGCAACGTATCTGGAAAGAACGAAGCGCCTACCTCTTCATCCTGCCGGCCATCCTGGGCTACCTGATTTTCTGGGCCTATCCTGTGCTCTTCGCCTTCGTGGCCAGCTTCACCCGTTACGACAACTTCACCATAAGCCCGCTGCCGCATCTTCTGGACAACTATCATCGCGCCCTCGTGCGCGATCCTGTAGTCAAGCGCGCATTCTTTAACGTGTTGGAGTACACCTTGCTCACACTGGGCATCGGTCAGTCCATTGCGCTGACCCTGGCCCTGGCCTTAAACAGCCTGCGGCGCGGCGTTGGCTTCTACCGCACCCTTTATTATATTCCCATCGTCACCTCTATCGTTACCGTGGGCACCATCTTCCGTTGGCTCTTCGGCGGCGATGCGACCAGCCCAGTAAACCTTATCCTCAAGACGCTGACCGGCCTGGGGCCGGTCCGATGGCTGTGGGAGCCTCTGACGGTGATCCCTGTGATCAGCGTAGTTGCTATCTGGTTAGGGTTAGGGTTCAACACCATCATTTGGATGGCAGGTCTGAAGGCGATCCCACCGGAATACTATGAGGTTGCCACTATCGACGGCGCCTCCGGCTGGCGGCAGTTTTGGTCCATCACGTTACCGCTTCTCAAACCAGTGATCATCTTTCAGGTCGTGATGGGGGTCATCGGCGGCATGAAGGAGTTCAATTTGCCTTTGGTGATGACGGGAGGGGCGTTTACGAATCAATACGCTATGACGCCGGTGCTGATGATCTATAACTACGGCTTCGCACGCTTCCAGATGGGCTACGCCTCGGCCTTGGCGTTTTTACTCACCCTTCTGTTGATTTCCGCTACGCTTATCCAGTTCCGTTTGTATGGCAGGACCGAATCATACGAGTGA
- a CDS encoding carbohydrate ABC transporter permease: MQTSLSRPASGLRGSWRRRRSLNQGLLYLALTVMAVFVLFPFYYMVISSLREPFYNFDSLSLDLLPSAFNLEPYRKLLGTKLPITFGGYTENMILIGFKNTLILVIAIVVASTLLNGLAAYAFAKRDFPGKQFFFTTLLLTIILPAEVTLVTKYVMFHRWHLLNTYWALILPSLTSIFGIFLMRQFISTIPDALLEAARIDGATEFQVVTRIVFPLSTPVMATYALFTFLGVWNDLIGPLIFLNVPDKWTLQLALYNLARSYTFEYGSAYQDPTGMRMQILFAGLIIAALPTILVFVIFQRRLVSGITLSGLKG; this comes from the coding sequence ATGCAAACGAGCCTAAGCAGACCTGCATCCGGTCTTCGCGGCAGTTGGCGCCGGCGGCGCTCGTTGAATCAAGGGCTTTTGTATCTGGCGCTTACGGTTATGGCCGTGTTCGTATTGTTCCCCTTCTATTACATGGTCATCTCTTCCCTACGGGAGCCATTCTACAACTTTGACAGCCTGAGCCTAGATCTCCTCCCCAGCGCCTTTAACCTAGAACCATACCGTAAACTTCTTGGTACCAAGCTGCCGATCACTTTTGGCGGTTACACCGAGAACATGATCCTCATCGGCTTTAAGAATACCCTGATCTTGGTGATAGCGATCGTCGTCGCCAGCACCCTTTTGAACGGCCTCGCCGCCTACGCCTTCGCCAAGCGCGATTTTCCGGGCAAGCAATTTTTCTTCACCACGCTTCTTCTCACCATCATCCTGCCTGCAGAAGTCACGTTGGTCACAAAATATGTGATGTTCCATCGCTGGCATTTGCTGAATACCTACTGGGCCTTGATCCTTCCCTCGCTCACCAGCATATTTGGCATCTTTCTCATGCGCCAGTTCATTAGCACCATCCCCGACGCGCTGCTAGAGGCCGCCCGTATAGACGGCGCGACAGAGTTTCAGGTGGTCACGCGCATCGTCTTCCCGCTCTCGACGCCGGTGATGGCCACCTACGCCCTCTTTACCTTTCTAGGAGTTTGGAACGATCTCATCGGCCCTTTGATCTTCCTAAACGTGCCGGACAAGTGGACCCTGCAATTGGCACTCTACAACCTTGCTCGTAGTTATACCTTTGAATACGGATCGGCCTATCAGGACCCGACCGGCATGCGCATGCAAATACTGTTCGCCGGCTTGATCATCGCCGCTTTGCCCACGATCTTGGTATTTGTCATCTTCCAGCGGCGCCTCGTCTCCGGCATCACCCTCTCCGGTCTAAAAGGCTAA
- a CDS encoding beta-galactosidase encodes MTAQIKAHNGTPTLFLDGTPTFYGLMWGNPPGLDEYPLKECARYFSEAGIHLFTFDMGTGGNPPDWCGPGPGRPEHWDFSALERRFGRILEVDPEARFHLRVHLEMPEWWQRLYPEECELTSDGRRLCQSFASKVWREQAKAYLKALVAHLQSIGLADRVIAYQTGAGGTGEWVKATAMAGFCGDYSRPMQEHFRAWLRQRYRDDVNALRAAWNAPGVTFDTAEVPPAAAQLHTTHFTFRDPRREQSVIDYYRCLAELCADLVIDFNRTVKEATEGKALAGAFFGYLMELAWNSGFFAEGADSEYSSYQRSGHLGLRRVLESPYVDFVVSPYSYGFRGIGGDGPSMLPSESVRLHGKIYIYEEDSRTHITCHDHPNYGKADTLEESIAILQRNFAYVVTHGHGIWWLAGWGPLAPHVELSQQPAFRPLLRRFRDIAIFALQLDRKPCAEIAVLLDDESFFYESVRNELDLPLIFQQRLWGLPKMGAPFDTYLLQDFIEGRLPPYKLYIFLNPFYLDRARREALKQELRRDGRVALWIYAPGYIQEEPSLANMSDLTGFSFGKGDHPWGPLMHITNFNHPITQGLPQDLFWGTNSRLGPIFHLEPYGATILGNVVYSQGRCRPGFGVRVFPEWTSVYVAAPNIPAPVLRGIARYAGVHIYSEAGDVLYAAPQLLGVHTLAGGERVFKLPKRVEVVYDLFAGKIIAQDAGQFQVTLPPASTALYYTGDRDLLRVWESIPEKG; translated from the coding sequence ATGACGGCCCAAATCAAAGCACACAACGGCACACCAACCCTTTTCCTGGATGGCACTCCCACCTTTTACGGGCTCATGTGGGGGAATCCGCCCGGCCTCGATGAGTATCCCTTGAAGGAGTGTGCACGTTACTTTAGTGAAGCGGGGATTCACCTTTTTACTTTTGACATGGGCACGGGGGGAAATCCGCCTGACTGGTGTGGCCCTGGACCTGGTCGCCCGGAGCATTGGGATTTCTCTGCTCTGGAGAGGCGCTTTGGCCGAATCTTGGAGGTAGATCCCGAAGCGCGCTTTCACCTGCGTGTGCACTTGGAGATGCCGGAGTGGTGGCAAAGGCTTTACCCTGAAGAATGCGAACTAACTTCCGACGGCAGGCGCTTGTGTCAATCCTTCGCCTCTAAAGTATGGCGTGAGCAGGCGAAAGCATATCTGAAAGCCCTGGTAGCTCATCTCCAGAGCATCGGCCTGGCTGATCGCGTCATCGCCTATCAGACGGGCGCCGGCGGCACGGGCGAGTGGGTTAAGGCGACCGCGATGGCCGGCTTCTGCGGCGACTATAGCCGACCCATGCAGGAGCATTTCCGCGCCTGGCTTCGCCAGCGCTACCGTGATGACGTGAACGCCCTGCGCGCGGCATGGAACGCGCCCGGCGTTACTTTTGACACGGCAGAGGTTCCGCCGGCCGCTGCGCAATTGCATACCACGCACTTTACCTTCCGAGACCCGCGGCGCGAGCAGAGCGTGATAGATTACTACCGCTGCCTGGCCGAACTTTGCGCAGATCTGGTGATAGACTTCAACCGCACAGTCAAAGAGGCGACCGAAGGGAAGGCTTTGGCCGGTGCCTTCTTCGGTTACCTAATGGAATTGGCTTGGAACTCCGGCTTCTTCGCCGAGGGCGCAGACAGTGAGTACTCGTCCTACCAACGGAGCGGCCACCTAGGCTTGCGGCGCGTGCTAGAATCCCCTTATGTGGATTTCGTCGTCAGCCCTTACAGCTACGGCTTTCGCGGGATCGGCGGTGATGGCCCCAGCATGCTCCCCTCTGAATCGGTGCGCCTACACGGCAAGATCTACATCTATGAGGAAGATTCCCGCACCCACATCACCTGCCATGACCACCCCAACTACGGCAAGGCCGACACGCTAGAGGAGAGCATCGCAATCCTGCAACGCAACTTCGCTTACGTCGTCACCCACGGGCACGGGATCTGGTGGTTGGCAGGCTGGGGGCCACTTGCGCCCCACGTAGAACTTTCGCAACAGCCAGCCTTCCGACCACTGCTGCGTCGCTTTCGCGATATAGCCATCTTCGCCCTCCAGTTGGATCGTAAGCCCTGCGCGGAGATCGCCGTCCTTCTAGATGATGAGTCTTTCTTCTATGAATCGGTGCGCAACGAGTTGGATCTGCCGCTCATCTTTCAGCAGCGGCTTTGGGGCCTGCCTAAGATGGGCGCGCCGTTTGATACCTATCTCTTGCAAGACTTCATCGAAGGACGCTTGCCTCCCTATAAACTGTACATCTTCCTCAACCCCTTCTATCTGGATAGGGCGCGCCGCGAAGCCCTGAAGCAAGAATTACGACGAGATGGCCGCGTGGCTCTGTGGATTTACGCACCAGGTTACATCCAAGAAGAACCCTCCCTAGCCAACATGAGCGATCTCACCGGCTTCTCCTTTGGCAAGGGAGATCACCCATGGGGTCCATTGATGCATATCACCAACTTCAATCATCCCATCACTCAAGGCCTCCCGCAAGACCTCTTCTGGGGTACCAACAGCCGACTGGGGCCCATCTTTCACCTGGAACCTTACGGCGCAACCATCCTAGGGAACGTAGTCTACTCTCAAGGGCGCTGCCGACCAGGTTTTGGAGTCCGAGTTTTCCCGGAGTGGACTTCTGTCTACGTGGCCGCGCCGAACATTCCAGCCCCAGTGCTGAGAGGGATCGCACGCTATGCAGGCGTGCACATTTACAGCGAGGCGGGGGATGTGCTCTATGCTGCACCGCAACTCCTGGGAGTACATACCCTCGCCGGAGGAGAGAGGGTTTTTAAACTGCCGAAACGGGTGGAAGTGGTATATGACCTCTTCGCAGGGAAGATAATAGCTCAGGATGCCGGTCAATTCCAAGTCACGTTGCCGCCTGCTTCTACCGCCCTGTATTACACGGGAGACAGAGACCTGCTGAGGGTGTGGGAATCCATCCCTGAGAAAGGATGA
- a CDS encoding pyridoxamine 5'-phosphate oxidase family protein, whose protein sequence is MGRSLTPDELKAFLAQPYLAMLGTVREDGGPYVVPVWHEYDGEALYIVARERSQYVAHLRRDPRVAVAIVGEGAQVLILGQAAIVEGPTTQGRWVEIASRMAERYGGEDGLRYLRGTLDRPRYLIRILPEKIISWQGEGWHPRYYKGAQANSAVRGDVAKENRTA, encoded by the coding sequence GTGGGACGCAGTTTGACTCCTGACGAACTCAAAGCATTTCTGGCGCAACCATATCTGGCCATGCTAGGCACCGTGCGTGAGGACGGCGGCCCCTATGTGGTGCCGGTGTGGCACGAATATGACGGAGAGGCACTTTACATTGTAGCCCGCGAACGCTCTCAATACGTTGCACACCTTCGGCGCGATCCACGTGTAGCGGTCGCTATCGTCGGCGAAGGAGCTCAAGTGTTGATCCTAGGTCAGGCCGCGATAGTAGAGGGTCCGACGACTCAGGGCAGGTGGGTGGAGATCGCCTCCCGTATGGCTGAGCGTTACGGCGGCGAGGATGGTCTGCGATACCTGCGCGGCACGTTGGATCGACCGCGCTACCTGATACGCATTCTGCCGGAGAAAATCATCTCCTGGCAAGGCGAAGGCTGGCATCCGCGCTATTACAAAGGCGCGCAGGCAAACAGCGCTGTGCGCGGCGACGTCGCCAAGGAGAACAGGACCGCATGA